The Nitrospirota bacterium genome window below encodes:
- a CDS encoding glycosyltransferase family 4 protein, with protein MLNIQIIQPLVPEYRVPFFEALARDGRYDIQVFASATLPGTQSLRSAHIHHSFIHLNHPCKAFFGDRALWQKGLILESRLTAGDVLVVCGNPRFLSNYPLLWNAKRRGVATVWWGIGTMPGQSSLNGVLRRQIMKWADVVLLYTDRERDEFLNIGFPGKRLFAINNAIDQEPIQGAIKQWTTERLREFQWQENLLDKRVFLFCGRVTPKARVDLAIQALSLLLRENTKTLLIIIGDGEERFHLQELARQLGVTESIRWLGTLYDQSVIAPWFLTAKAFVYPGYIGLSNMHAMGYGLPVITHRNMSNQSPEVAALHEGMNGLLFEEGNAEHLARMMHRLGSCEEVRLSMSRQASQTVAVEFTLHEMVRRFLSALEAASEKVKSGGA; from the coding sequence GTGCTGAACATTCAAATAATCCAGCCGCTCGTTCCTGAGTACCGCGTGCCGTTCTTTGAAGCGCTCGCGCGGGACGGCCGTTACGACATCCAGGTATTCGCCAGCGCAACACTTCCTGGAACACAGAGTTTGCGATCGGCTCATATCCACCATTCATTTATTCATTTAAATCATCCCTGCAAGGCCTTCTTCGGAGATCGCGCCTTATGGCAAAAAGGGCTGATACTAGAAAGTCGCTTGACCGCGGGTGATGTATTGGTAGTGTGCGGGAATCCAAGATTCTTGAGCAACTACCCCTTGCTCTGGAATGCCAAACGCCGTGGAGTTGCAACAGTCTGGTGGGGAATCGGAACGATGCCGGGGCAGAGTTCTCTCAATGGGGTCCTGCGCCGGCAAATAATGAAATGGGCGGATGTTGTGTTGCTCTATACGGACCGAGAACGAGACGAATTCTTAAATATAGGGTTTCCTGGCAAACGTCTATTTGCCATCAATAATGCGATCGATCAAGAACCGATTCAAGGAGCGATAAAACAGTGGACGACCGAGCGCTTGCGTGAATTTCAATGGCAGGAAAATCTCCTGGATAAACGTGTGTTCCTATTCTGCGGGAGAGTCACGCCCAAAGCGCGCGTCGATTTGGCCATCCAAGCCCTCTCGCTCCTTCTGCGTGAGAACACCAAGACTCTTTTAATCATAATTGGAGATGGAGAAGAGCGATTCCACCTACAAGAACTCGCAAGACAATTGGGCGTTACAGAGTCTATCCGTTGGCTCGGTACTCTATACGATCAATCTGTGATAGCGCCATGGTTTCTTACCGCCAAGGCTTTCGTGTATCCCGGCTATATCGGGTTAAGTAATATGCATGCCATGGGGTATGGCCTACCCGTTATCACTCATCGAAACATGTCGAACCAGTCTCCCGAAGTGGCTGCACTACATGAAGGTATGAACGGTCTGCTATTTGAGGAAGGCAACGCTGAACACCTGGCAAGAATGATGCATAGGCTAGGTTCATGCGAAGAGGTGCGATTGTCAATGTCCAGACAGGCAAGTCAAACGGTGGCTGTTGAATTTACCTTGCATGAAATGGTGCGACGATTTTTGTCAGCACTAGAGGCTGCGAGTGAGAAAGTAAAATCGGGGGGTGCTTAA
- a CDS encoding glycosyltransferase: MVGQNKALQSLFGMNIEVFGLEDDLSERDVVDWYPVSVKTCMVKGPKSFGYAPKLVDTLREAKLDLVHAHGLWMYPSVACSRWARFHHKPYVLTTHGMLAAWAVDKGRAKKWLAGWLYQNAQLRDAACFQAVTMSEVRAIRAYGLWNPICLIPHGVEVPSESSHLAEHMGRPKELLYLGRLHPHKGLVNLLRGWHALRKSESSHLKDWILTIAGWGQDGHEIELRTLSSDLGIQENVRFIGPKFGSEKTETFCSADAFILPSLGEALPVAALEAWAYKLPALLTPECNIPEGYETGAAIRIGTDPQTIAAGIGQLITMSQTERQSMGLRGRDLVEKRFSWPTIAGQIYSVYRWVLGGGVKPDCIVD, from the coding sequence ATGGTTGGGCAGAATAAAGCTTTGCAGAGTCTCTTCGGTATGAACATTGAAGTATTCGGCCTAGAAGATGACCTTTCTGAGCGAGACGTCGTCGACTGGTATCCCGTATCGGTAAAAACCTGCATGGTAAAAGGTCCCAAGAGCTTCGGGTACGCGCCAAAACTTGTTGATACTTTGCGAGAAGCTAAACTTGATCTTGTACATGCCCACGGTTTGTGGATGTATCCGTCGGTTGCTTGCAGCAGGTGGGCTCGATTCCATCACAAGCCCTATGTTTTGACAACTCATGGCATGCTGGCTGCTTGGGCGGTAGACAAAGGACGAGCAAAAAAGTGGCTGGCTGGATGGCTTTACCAGAATGCCCAACTTCGTGACGCAGCTTGCTTTCAGGCCGTCACGATGTCGGAAGTGCGAGCAATTCGGGCCTACGGACTCTGGAACCCAATCTGCTTGATCCCGCATGGAGTAGAAGTGCCGAGCGAATCAAGCCATCTCGCAGAGCATATGGGCAGGCCGAAAGAACTTCTCTACCTGGGAAGGCTTCACCCACACAAAGGTCTTGTAAATCTTCTTCGAGGTTGGCATGCCCTTCGCAAATCAGAGAGCTCACATCTTAAAGATTGGATTTTGACCATTGCCGGATGGGGCCAGGATGGTCATGAAATCGAGTTACGAACACTTTCTAGTGATTTGGGAATTCAGGAGAACGTGCGGTTCATTGGCCCTAAGTTCGGAAGCGAGAAGACAGAAACCTTCTGCTCGGCAGATGCTTTCATCCTGCCTTCCCTTGGAGAAGCTCTTCCTGTTGCAGCATTGGAGGCATGGGCATATAAGCTCCCGGCCCTGCTCACCCCTGAATGTAATATTCCGGAAGGATATGAGACTGGAGCTGCCATACGCATCGGAACAGACCCACAGACGATTGCAGCAGGGATCGGGCAACTTATCACCATGAGCCAGACAGAGCGGCAGTCAATGGGGCTGCGCGGAAGGGACCTGGTGGAGAAAAGGTTTTCATGGCCCACGATTGCAGGACAAATCTATTCCGTTTATCGATGGGTGCTTGGAGGGGGAGTGAAGC